The following coding sequences are from one Pseudopipra pipra isolate bDixPip1 chromosome 16, bDixPip1.hap1, whole genome shotgun sequence window:
- the LOC135423290 gene encoding hydroxyacylglutathione hydrolase, mitochondrial encodes MLRGGWRGLGAALAAGAVLGAALRAGPAQLRAFFLHTEHERREPKTVPQADMKVEILPALTDNYMYLLIDEETKEAAIVDPVNPQKVLDAVKKHGVRLTTVLTTHHHWDHAGGNEKLVKMESGLHVYGGDNRVGALTQKVSHLTALQVGSLNVKCLSTPCHTSGHICYYVTKPNSSEPPAVFTGDTLFVAGCGKFFEGTPEEMYKALIEILGSLDPRTRVYCGHEYTINNLKFARHVEPNNANIQEKLAWAKARYDSGEPTIPSTIAEEFTYNPFMRVREKTVQQHAGETDPVRTMGAIRKEKDNFRVPRD; translated from the exons GTCCAGCCCAGCTGCGAGCTTTCTTCCTGCACACGGAGCACGAGCGGAGGGAGCCGAAGACGGTCCCACAGGCCGACATGAAGGTGGAAATCCTGCCAGCCCTCACAGACAACTACATGTACCTCCTCATCGATGAGGAAACCAAGGAGGCTGCCATCGTGGACCCTGTGAACCCCCAGAAG GTTTTGGATGCAGTGAAGAAGCACGGCGTGAGGCTGACCACTGTCCTGACCACCCACCACCACTG GGACCATGCTGGAGGAAATGAGAAGCTCGTAAAGATGGAGTCGGGGCTGCACGTGTACGGGGGAGACAACAGAGTGGGAGCTCTGACCCAGAAGGTGTCCCACCTGACAGCACTCCAG GTGGGATCTCTTAATGTGAAATGCCTCAGTACGCCGTGTCACACTTCGGGACACATCTGTTATTATGTGACTAAGCCAAATAGCTCCGAGCCACCTGCAGTTTTTACAG GTGACACTCTGTTCGTGGCTGGCTGTGGGAAGTTCTTCGAGGGAACCCCGGAGGAGATGTACAAGGCGCTGATCGAGATTCTGGGCAGCTTGGACCCCAGGACG aggGTTTACTGTGGTCACGAATACACGATCAACAACCTCAAGTTTGCTCGGCACGTTGAACCCAATAATGCCAATATCCAGGAAAAGCTGGCGTGGGCCAAG GCACGGTACGACAGTGGAGAGCCCACCATCCCCTCCACCATCGCAGAGGAGTTCACCTACAACCCCTTCATGAGAGTGAG GGAGAAGACAGTCCAGCAGCACGCGGGGGAGACCGACCCCGTGCGCACCATGGGGGCCATcaggaaggagaaggacaacttCCGAGTGCCCCGGGACTGA